The following proteins come from a genomic window of Rissa tridactyla isolate bRisTri1 chromosome 11, bRisTri1.patW.cur.20221130, whole genome shotgun sequence:
- the LOC128916165 gene encoding START domain-containing protein 10-like, which translates to MSRGGEMVYIPDDSDFSSFRDQCESLEGWHCRYNKAGVTVWSQGQEESCTVQKIKTRISCKDVPAETLYDVLHDTRYRKKWDSNMIETYDIGRLTVNADVGYYSWKCPSPLKNRDFVTLRSWLPLGNDYMIINYSVKHPKYPPRKDFVRAVSLQTGYLIKANGDGACVLYYLTQVDPRGSLPKWVVNRVSQFVAPKAMKKIYKAGLKYPEWKRKHDPGYKPWVYPEQNTLPSVSLAELSVQHADSLENIDETGLTEDHLSTSDHEA; encoded by the exons atgtCCAGAGGAGGAGAGATGGTTTATATTCCAGATGACTCCGACTTCAGCTCCTTCAGGGATCAGTGCGAGAGCCTGGAGGGCTGGCACTGTCGGTATAACAAGGCTGGTGTGACCGTGTGGAGTCAGGGCCAGGAGGAAAGCTGCACCGTGCAGAAAATCAAG ACCCGCATCTCCTGCAAGGATGTCCCTGCTGAGACGCTCTACGATGTGCTGCACGACACCCGCTACCGCAAGAAATGGGACTCAAACATGATCGAGACCTACGACATCGGGCGCCTGACCGTTAATGCTGATGTGGGATACTACTCTT GGAAATGCCCAAGCCCCTTGAAGAACCGGGATTTCGTCACCCTACgctcctggctgcccctgggtaATGACTACATGATCATCAATTACAGCGTCAAGCACCCG AAATACCCACCCCGGAAGGATTTTGTGAGGGCCGTGTCCCTGCAGACAGGATACCTGATCAAGGCGAATGGTGATGGTGCCTGTGTCCTCTATTATCTCACCCAGGTGGACCCTCGTG GGTCGCTGCCAAAATGGGTGGTGAACCGTGTCTCCCAGTTTGTGGCACCAAAG GCAATGAAGAAGATCTACAAGGCTGGGCTGAAGTACCCGGAATGGAAACGCAAACATGACCCCGGATACAAGCCCTGGGTGTACCCGGAGCAGAACACACTGCCCAGTGTCAGCCTCGCCGAGCTCTCAGTGCAACACGCTGACTCACTGGAGAACATCGACGAGACGGGGCTGACCGAGGACCACCTGAGCACCAGTGACCATGAGGCCTGA